The following are encoded in a window of Miltoncostaea marina genomic DNA:
- a CDS encoding lytic transglycosylase domain-containing protein: MSERLAEGRGAVAPRPPARHGAPAPRAARGRSPRRRLALALVLLAVVGGGLAAWHQVHSAMPAWYARLWYPLEYEEAIREEAARNGLDPALVAAVINTESGFAPDSRSSQGAVGLMQLLPATAEFVARQPRRPSPPPDRLLDPEVNVAYGTRYLRYLVDRHGTVPLALAAYNGGETNLADWLDRAASRGGSLRIPEDIPFSETRAFVGRVLEAAPIYRRAYGERLGGG; encoded by the coding sequence GTGAGCGAGCGCCTGGCTGAGGGCCGCGGGGCGGTGGCGCCGCGGCCGCCGGCGCGGCACGGCGCGCCCGCGCCCCGCGCCGCGCGCGGCCGCTCGCCGCGGCGCCGGCTGGCGCTCGCGCTGGTGCTGCTGGCGGTGGTGGGCGGCGGGCTGGCCGCCTGGCACCAGGTGCACTCGGCGATGCCGGCCTGGTACGCCCGCCTGTGGTATCCGCTGGAGTACGAGGAGGCCATCCGCGAGGAGGCCGCCCGCAACGGCCTGGACCCGGCACTCGTGGCCGCGGTGATCAACACGGAGAGCGGCTTCGCGCCCGACTCGCGCTCCAGCCAGGGCGCCGTCGGCCTGATGCAGCTCCTGCCCGCGACCGCCGAGTTCGTCGCCCGCCAGCCCCGGCGGCCGAGCCCGCCGCCCGACCGGCTGCTCGACCCGGAGGTCAACGTCGCCTACGGCACGCGCTACCTGCGCTACCTCGTCGACCGGCACGGCACCGTGCCGCTCGCGCTGGCCGCCTACAACGGCGGCGAGACGAACCTCGCCGACTGGCTCGACCGCGCGGCGTCCCGGGGCGGGTCGCTGCGCATCCCCGAGGACATCCCCTTCAGTGAGACGCGCGCCTTCGTGGGGCGGGTGCTCGAGGCGGCGCCGATCTACCGGCGCGCCTACGGGGAGCGGCTCGGCGGCGGGTAG
- the rpsA gene encoding 30S ribosomal protein S1 → MVPNYDGTLALFDEGDVVSGRVVRIDKDEVLVDIGYKSEGVIPLPELSIRKSVKPEEEVQLGEWVDALVMQKEDQDGRLVLSKKRARFEKAWKRIEAAAAAGEHVEGTVIEVVKGGLILDLGVRGFLPASLVDIRRVQDLDEFLGRKLECKVIELNRNRNNVVLSRRAVLEDERREVRQKILDELQPGQVVEGTISNIVEFGAFVDLDGIDGLIHISELSWSHVNHPSEVLAIGEKVNVKVLDIDRDRQRISLGLKQTQADPWQSVIESYQVNDVVEGRVTKVVTFGAFVEIHAGVEGLVHISELASHHVENPREVVNQGDVLAVRIIEIDADRRRLSLSLKRVADSDEVHHHLPEEIRQAVAQVGRGTGPAALAAAEAEAQAEGEGEGAEDAEGVAEAGDAGEAEIEAGDEAAEIGSADEGVGEASLADDDIEA, encoded by the coding sequence CTCGCCCTCTTCGACGAGGGGGACGTCGTCAGCGGGAGGGTGGTCCGCATCGACAAGGACGAGGTCCTCGTCGACATCGGCTACAAGAGCGAGGGGGTCATCCCCCTTCCGGAGCTCTCGATCCGCAAGAGCGTCAAGCCCGAGGAGGAGGTCCAGCTCGGGGAGTGGGTCGACGCCCTGGTCATGCAGAAGGAGGACCAGGACGGCCGGCTGGTCCTCTCCAAGAAGCGGGCCCGCTTCGAGAAGGCGTGGAAGCGCATCGAGGCGGCCGCCGCCGCCGGCGAGCACGTCGAGGGCACGGTCATCGAGGTCGTGAAGGGCGGCCTGATCCTCGATCTCGGGGTGCGCGGCTTCCTGCCCGCCTCGCTGGTCGACATCCGCCGCGTGCAGGACCTCGATGAGTTCCTCGGCCGCAAGCTCGAGTGCAAGGTCATCGAGCTCAACCGCAACCGCAACAACGTGGTGCTGTCGCGGCGCGCGGTGCTCGAGGACGAGCGGCGCGAGGTGCGCCAGAAGATCCTCGACGAGCTGCAGCCCGGCCAGGTGGTCGAGGGCACGATCTCGAACATCGTCGAGTTCGGCGCCTTCGTGGACCTGGACGGCATCGACGGCCTGATCCACATCTCCGAGCTCTCGTGGAGCCACGTGAACCACCCGTCCGAGGTGCTCGCGATCGGCGAGAAGGTCAACGTCAAGGTGCTCGACATCGACCGCGACCGCCAGCGCATCTCGCTCGGCCTCAAGCAGACGCAGGCCGACCCGTGGCAGAGCGTCATCGAGAGCTACCAGGTCAACGACGTCGTCGAGGGGCGCGTCACGAAGGTCGTCACCTTCGGCGCCTTCGTCGAGATCCACGCGGGCGTCGAGGGCCTCGTGCACATCTCCGAGCTCGCCAGCCATCACGTGGAGAACCCGCGCGAGGTGGTCAACCAGGGCGACGTCCTGGCGGTGCGGATCATCGAGATCGACGCCGACCGCCGGCGCCTCTCCCTGTCGCTGAAGCGCGTGGCCGACAGCGACGAGGTGCACCACCACCTGCCGGAGGAGATCCGCCAGGCGGTGGCGCAGGTCGGCCGCGGAACCGGGCCGGCGGCGCTGGCCGCGGCCGAGGCCGAGGCCCAGGCCGAGGGCGAGGGCGAGGGCGCGGAGGACGCCGAGGGCGTGGCCGAGGCCGGGGACGCGGGCGAGGCCGAGATCGAGGCGGGCGACGAGGCGGCCGAGATCGGCTCGGCCGACGAGGGCGTCGGCGAGGCGTCGCTCGCCGACGACGACATCGAGGCCTGA
- the coaE gene encoding dephospho-CoA kinase (Dephospho-CoA kinase (CoaE) performs the final step in coenzyme A biosynthesis.), whose protein sequence is MTGGIGSGKSEALRAFAGCGAATLSSDEVVHEVYADPGVLAVVRERFGEGVVGAGGTLDRAALGALAFADPDGLPFLERLVHGRVGRRRREWIGEQLARPDRPALLVCEVPVLFEAGLEDQFDAVLVVTASDAVRRARVAARGQDFDARSARQVPEAEKVARADRAYVNDGSLEALRAWVADRYAEYAGRPCGPPGHSERAPG, encoded by the coding sequence CTGACGGGCGGCATCGGATCCGGCAAGTCCGAGGCCCTGCGGGCGTTCGCCGGCTGCGGCGCGGCGACCCTCTCCAGCGACGAGGTCGTGCACGAGGTGTACGCCGACCCCGGGGTGCTGGCCGTCGTGCGCGAGCGCTTCGGCGAGGGGGTGGTCGGGGCGGGCGGGACGCTCGACCGCGCGGCGCTCGGCGCGCTGGCCTTCGCCGATCCGGACGGGCTGCCGTTCCTGGAGCGCCTGGTCCACGGCCGGGTCGGCCGGCGCCGGCGGGAGTGGATCGGCGAGCAGCTCGCCCGTCCCGACCGGCCGGCGCTGCTGGTCTGCGAGGTGCCGGTGCTGTTCGAGGCCGGCCTGGAGGACCAGTTCGACGCCGTGCTGGTCGTGACGGCGTCCGACGCGGTCCGCCGCGCCCGCGTGGCGGCGCGCGGGCAGGACTTCGACGCCCGCAGCGCCCGGCAGGTGCCGGAGGCCGAGAAGGTGGCGCGCGCCGACCGGGCGTACGTCAACGACGGGTCGCTGGAGGCCCTCCGGGCCTGGGTGGCCGACCGGTACGCCGAGTACGCTGGACGCCCATGCGGTCCCCCCGGTCACAGTGAGCGAGCGCCTGGCTGA